In one Halosimplex halophilum genomic region, the following are encoded:
- a CDS encoding aminotransferase class I/II-fold pyridoxal phosphate-dependent enzyme has product MTERGFDLDARLRERERAGLRRHLDPAESVGARTRFSDDPRGGAPEYGDERLVFASNNYLGLASDRRVLQAAENAARAVGTGAGASRLVTGDTGLHRALERDLADCKGAERALLFSSGYAANVGTIDALGPDVVFSDELNHASIVDGCRVGADETVVYDHADPGDLRARMARRAAEELDSAADEAWLVVTDTVFSMDGDVAPLDAICDAAEEFGAWVMVDEAHATGLFGEGGGIVRREGLADRVDVQLGTLSKALASQGGYVAGDEALVESLLNAARSFVFSTGLAPPAVGAARESLRIARETDRADRLWKTVEALRDGLASTGYEVLGETQILPVLVGDRDDALALGDQLADRGVVAPAIRPPTVPEGTARIRVAPMATHTDDEVARCLDAFEAAGEEVGLL; this is encoded by the coding sequence ATGACCGAGCGCGGTTTCGACCTCGACGCGCGGCTGCGGGAGCGGGAACGGGCGGGCCTGCGGCGCCACCTCGACCCGGCCGAGTCCGTCGGCGCGCGGACCAGGTTCAGCGACGACCCGCGCGGCGGCGCGCCGGAGTACGGGGACGAGCGGCTCGTGTTCGCCTCGAACAACTACCTCGGACTGGCGAGCGACCGCCGCGTGCTGCAGGCCGCCGAGAACGCCGCCCGCGCGGTCGGGACCGGGGCCGGCGCCTCCCGCCTGGTCACCGGCGACACCGGGCTCCACCGGGCGCTCGAACGGGACCTGGCCGACTGCAAGGGCGCCGAGCGGGCGCTCCTGTTCTCGTCGGGCTACGCCGCCAACGTCGGGACCATCGACGCGCTCGGGCCCGACGTGGTGTTCTCGGACGAACTCAACCACGCCAGCATCGTCGACGGCTGCCGGGTGGGGGCCGACGAGACCGTCGTCTACGACCACGCCGACCCCGGCGACCTCCGGGCGAGGATGGCCCGGCGAGCGGCCGAGGAGCTCGACAGCGCCGCCGACGAGGCGTGGCTCGTGGTCACCGACACCGTCTTCTCGATGGACGGCGACGTGGCGCCGCTCGACGCGATCTGCGACGCGGCCGAGGAGTTCGGCGCGTGGGTGATGGTCGACGAGGCCCACGCGACAGGACTGTTCGGCGAGGGCGGCGGTATCGTCCGGCGCGAGGGGCTGGCCGACCGCGTCGACGTGCAACTCGGGACCCTCTCGAAGGCGCTGGCGAGCCAGGGCGGCTACGTCGCCGGCGACGAGGCGCTCGTGGAGTCCCTGCTCAACGCCGCGCGGTCGTTCGTCTTCTCGACGGGGCTGGCGCCGCCGGCCGTCGGCGCCGCCCGCGAGTCGCTGCGGATCGCCCGCGAGACCGACCGTGCCGACCGGCTGTGGAAGACGGTCGAGGCGCTCCGCGACGGGCTGGCGTCGACGGGCTACGAGGTGCTCGGCGAGACGCAGATCCTCCCGGTGCTCGTGGGCGACCGCGACGACGCGCTGGCGCTGGGCGACCAGCTCGCCGACCGCGGGGTCGTGGCGCCGGCGATCCGCCCGCCGACGGTCCCCGAGGGGACCGCCCGCATCAGGGTCGCGCCGATGGCGACCCACACCGACGACGAGGTGGCGCGCTGCCTCGACGCTTTCGAGGCCGCCGGCGAGGAGGTGGGACTGCTGTGA
- the bioD gene encoding dethiobiotin synthase, whose protein sequence is MSDGDTARAPAADDAADFAVVGTDTGVGKTVVTAGLVGWLRASGVDARAVKPAQTGHPPDDDAGFVADACGTDAAATCLERLEPPLAPAVAADQEGVDLSYDTIRVGCERELADAAVGVVEGIGGLRVPLADGREVVDLVADLGVPAVVVARSGLGTLNHTALTVEALERRGCAVAGVVLNEYEGASVAERTNPDALAEMTDCPARTLPPLAMDDPADAVAGVREHLPADVFPTE, encoded by the coding sequence GTGAGCGACGGGGACACGGCGAGGGCCCCGGCGGCGGACGACGCGGCCGACTTCGCCGTCGTCGGCACCGACACGGGCGTCGGGAAGACCGTCGTCACGGCGGGACTGGTCGGGTGGCTCCGGGCGTCGGGGGTCGACGCTCGCGCCGTCAAACCCGCGCAGACGGGGCACCCGCCGGACGACGACGCCGGGTTCGTCGCCGACGCGTGCGGGACGGACGCGGCCGCCACCTGTCTCGAACGGCTCGAACCGCCGCTCGCGCCGGCCGTCGCCGCCGACCAGGAGGGCGTCGACCTCTCCTACGACACGATCCGTGTGGGCTGCGAGCGCGAACTCGCCGACGCGGCGGTCGGCGTCGTCGAGGGGATCGGCGGCCTGCGCGTCCCGCTGGCCGACGGCCGGGAGGTCGTCGACCTCGTCGCGGACCTCGGCGTGCCCGCGGTCGTCGTCGCGCGCTCCGGGCTCGGGACGCTGAATCACACGGCGCTCACGGTCGAGGCGCTCGAACGCCGCGGGTGTGCGGTCGCCGGCGTCGTGCTCAACGAGTACGAGGGCGCCTCCGTCGCCGAGCGGACCAACCCCGACGCCCTCGCCGAGATGACCGACTGTCCGGCGCGGACGCTGCCGCCGCTGGCGATGGACGACCCCGCCGACGCCGTCGCGGGCGTCCGGGAACACCTCCCGGCCGACGTGTTTCCGACCGAGTGA